In Oryza brachyantha chromosome 1, ObraRS2, whole genome shotgun sequence, the following are encoded in one genomic region:
- the LOC102714785 gene encoding cytochrome P450 94B3-like, whose protein sequence is MKFFSTSTPFFILILPFVPLLYFLCLHRHTKKTTRPNGLKYYPVVGTLPHFAKNRGRFLEWSTDVMKRSPTHNMKFEALGLTGSVITANAANVEHVLKTRFSNYPKGELTVSLLEDLLGHGIFNSDGEQWLWQRKAASYEFNQRSLRSFVVDTVRFEVVDRLLPLLERARRGGRTLDVQDVLERFAFDNICHVAFDEDPACLGEDGVVSSRSAEFMRACSDAQNAVTARFMSPVKSLWRVKRLFNLEPERRMREALGTIHGYADRIVRERRARGEARLARGDDFLSRFAMGGEHSDESLRDVVTNFLIAGRDTTSSALTWFLWLVSGRPDVEDRIVREIRAVRRASSSGDTSGETFSFDQLRDMQYIHAAITESMRLYPPVHLDTHSCKEEDLLPDGTFVGKGWLVTYCAYAMGRVEDIWGADCEEFRPERWLDETGAFRPESPFKYPIFHGGPRMCLGKEMAYIQMKSIVASVFERFSLRHAGGEGHPGFVLWSTLRMEGGLPMQVTTRE, encoded by the coding sequence ATGAAATTCTTCTCGACCTCGACCCCTTTCTTCATACTCATCCTCCCATTCGTGCCTCTCCTCTACTTTCTCTGTCTTCACCGGCATACCAAGAAGACGACTCGCCCCAATGGACTCAAGTACTACCCGGTGGTCGGCACGCTGCCGCACTTCGCCAAGAACAGGGGCCGGTTTCTCGAGTGGTCGACCGATGTCATGAAGCGCAGCCCGACGCACAACATGAAATTCGAGGCGCTTGGCCTCACCGGCAGCGTCATCACAGCCAACGCGGCCAACGTTGAGCACGTGCTAAAGACCAGGTTCAGCAACTACCCAAAGGGCGAGCTCACCGTGTCATTGCTCGAGGACTTGCTTGGCCACGGCATCTTCAACTCCGACGGCGAGCAGTGGCTGTGGCAGCGGAAGGCCGCCAGCTACGAGTTCAACCAGCGCTCGCTGAGGAGCTTTGTGGTGGACACCGTACGGTTCGAGGTCGTCGACaggctgctgccgctgctggagcgagcgcggcgcggcggccggacgCTGGACGTGCAGGACGTGCTCGAGCGCTTCGCGTTCGACAACATCTGCCACGTGGCCTTCGATGAAGACCCAGCGTGCctcggcgaggacggcgtGGTCTCCTCCCGGAGCGCGGAGTTCATGCGCGCGTGCAGCGACGCGCAGAACGCCGTCACCGCGCGGTTCATGTCGCCGGTCAAGTCGCTGTGGCGCGTCAAGAGGCTGTTCAACTTGGAGCCCGAGCGGCGGATGCGGGAGGCGCTCGGTACGATCCACGGTTACGCCGACCGGATCGTCCGGGAGCGCAGGGCGAGAGGGGAGGCCAGGCTGGCGCGCGGCGATGACTTCCTATCGCGCTTCGCCATGGGTGGCGAGCACAGCGACGAGAGCCTCCGCGACGTGGTCACCAACTTCCTCATCGCTGGGCGCGACACGACGTCGTCGGCGCTGACCTGGTTTCTCTGGCTGGTCTCCGGCCGGCCCGACGTGGAGGACAGGATCGTGCGTGAGATCCGCGCGGTGCGACGCGCATCAAGCAGCGGGGACACAAGCGGCGAGACCTTCAGCTTCGACCAGCTGCGGGACATGCAGTACATCCACGCCGCCATCACCGAGTCCATGCGGCTGTACCCGCCCGTGCACCTGGACACGCACAGCTGCAAGGAGGAGGACCTCCTGCCGGACGGCACGTTCGTGGGGAAAGGGTGGCTGGTGACCTACTGCGCGTACGCCATGGGGAGGGTGGAGGACATCTGGGGCGCGGACTGTGAGGAGTTCAGGCCGGAGCGGTGGCTGGACGAGACGGGCGCGTTCCGGCCGGAGAGCCCGTTCAAGTACCCCATCTTCCACGGTGGCCCGAGGATGTGCCTCGGCAAGGAGATGGCCTACATACAGATGAAGTCCATCGTGGCGTCTGTGTTCGAGAGGTTTAGTCTCCGGCACGCCGGTGGCGAGGGACACCCGGGGTTCGTGCTCTGGTCGACGCTGCGTATGGAGGGCGGCTTGCCGATGCAAGTGACCACCCGGGAATAA
- the LOC102716559 gene encoding cytochrome P450 94B3-like, with protein sequence MELSSTSTSLFILLLCFLPLLYFLYVHQDPRKRPRAHGLKSYPVVGTLPHLIKNKDRFLEWSTGVLKRSPTHTMSFKALGLTGSAITASPANVEHVLKTNFGNYVKGETGIRMLEDFLGHGIFNSNGEQWLWQRKAASYEFNDRSLRNFVLDTVQFEVVERLLPLLERAGRDGRTLDVQDVLERFAFDKICRVVFDEDPACLAVAEQSTGTPQSAEFARAFNDAQKVIMSRFFTPVKSLWRVKRLFNMEPERRMREALATIHGHTERIIRERRERWERGLARGDDFLSRFAAGDRHSDESLRDVVTNFLLAGRETTASALTWFFWLVSGRPDVEGKIAREVRAVRRASSSDGGKSGPAFSLHELRGMHYLHAAITESMRLYPPVSMDTYSCKEDDFLPDGTFVGKGWQVTYSAYAMGRVEDNWGLDCEEFRPERWLDEAGVFRPESPFKYTVFHAGPRMCLGKEIAYVQMKSIVACVFERFSLRYTGGEGHPGLVVSLALRMEGGLPMQVAIRGQEEAASC encoded by the coding sequence ATGGAGCTCTCGTCCACCTCAACCTCGCtcttcatcctcctcctctgtttCTTGCCTCTCCTCTACTTTCTCTACGTGCACCAGGACCCCAGGAAGCGGCCTCGCGCCCATGGCCTCAAGTCATACCCCGTCGTTGGCACGCTGCCTCACCTCATCAAGAACAAGGACCGCTTCCTCGAGTGGTCGACCGGCGTCCTGAAGCGCAGCCCCACGCACACCATGTCGTTCAAGGCGCTTGGCCTCACCGGCAGCGCCATCACCGCCAGCCCGGCGAACGTCGAACACGTGCTGAAGACCAACTTTGGTAACTACGTCAAGGGTGAGACCGGCATCCGTATGCTCGAGGACTTCCTTGGCCACGGGATCTTCAACTCCAACGGCGAGCAGTGGCTGTGGCAACGGAAGGCCGCCAGCTACGAGTTCAACGACCGCTCGCTCAGGAACTTCGTGCTGGACACCGTCCAGTTCGAGGTCGTCGAGaggctgctgccgctgctggaGCGTGCGGGGCGCGACGGCCGGACGCTGGACGTGCAGGACGTACTCGAGCGCTTTGCGTTCGACAAGATCTGCCGCGTGGTGTTCGACGAGGACCCGGcgtgcctcgccgtcgccgagcagAGCACGGGCACACCCCAGAGCGCGGAGTTCGCGCGAGCGTTCAACGACGCGCAGAAGGTCATCATGTCCCGGTTCTTTACGCCGGTGAAGTCGCTGTGGCGCGTCAAGAGGCTGTTCAACATGGAACCGGAGAGACGGATGCGGGAGGCGCTCGCCACGATCCACGGCCACACCGAGCGGATCATCCGGGAGCGCAGGGAGAGATGGgagcgcgggctggcgcgcgGGGACGATTTCCTGTCGCGCTTCGCCGCGGGCGACAGGCACAGCGACGAGAGCCTCCGCGACGTGGTCACCaacttcctcctcgccgggcgcgagacgacggcgtcggcgctgACCTGGTTTTTCTGGCTGGTATCCGGACGTCCCGACGTGGAGGGAAAGATAGCTCGCGAGGTCCGCGCGGTGCGGCGTGCGTCGtcgagcgacggcggcaagAGCGGGCCGGCGTTCAGCCTCCACGAGCTGCGCGGCATGCACTACCTGCACGCGGCCATCACCGAGTCCATGCGGCTGTACCCGCCGGTGTCCATGGACACGTACAGCTGCAAGGAGGACGACTTCCTCCCGGACGGCACGTTCGTCGGGAAAGGATGGCAGGTGACGTACTCCGCGTACGCCATGGGGCGGGTGGAGGACAACTGGGGCTTGGACTGCGAGGAGTTCAGGCCGGAGCGGTGGCTGGACGAGGCGGGCGTGTTCCGGCCGGAGAGCCCGTTCAAGTACACGGTGTTCCACGCGGGGCCCAGGATGTGCCTCGGCAAGGAGATAGCCTACGTACAGATGAAGTCCATCGTGGCGTGCGTGTTCGAGAGGTTCAGCCTCCGTtacaccggcggcgaggggcacCCGGGGCTCGTCGTCTCGCTGGCGCTGCGCATGGAGGGTGGCTTGCCGATGCAAGTTGCCATCAGGGGGCAAGAAGAAGCAGCATCCTGCTAG
- the LOC102715067 gene encoding cytochrome P450 94B3-like, which yields MELSTTSSSLFLILLLPFLPLLYFLYLHQDPKKKAHTHGLKSYPVVGTLPHFIKNKDRFLEWSTAVMTRSPTHTIAFKELGLTGGVITANPDNVEHILKTNFDNYPKGELAVSMLEDFLGHGIFNSDGEQWLWQRKAASYEFNKRSLRNFVVDAVRFEVVDRLLPLLERAGSDGRTLDVQDVLERFAFDNICRVAFDEDPACLTEQSMAAPQSAEFMRAFNDAQNATLSRFNSPAKSLWRVKKLFNMEPEKRMREAIATIHGYAERIVRERRERREAGLARSDDFLSRFAAGGEHSDESLRDVVTNFILAGRDTTSSALTWFFWLLSGRPDVQDKIVREVRSVRQSSGSGGTGGAAAATFSFDELRDMQYLHAAITESMRLYPPVPFDTHSCKEEEFLPDGTFVGKGWLVTYCAYAMGRVEDVWGADCEEFRPERWLDEAGAFRPENPFKYPVFHAGPRMCLGKEMAYIQMKSIVACVLERFSLRYARDGGAHPGFIVSITLRMEGGLPMKVAIRE from the coding sequence ATGGAGCTCTCCACAACCtcatcttctctcttcctcatcctcctcctcccttttCTGCCCCTCCTGTACTTCCTCTACCTGCACCAGGATCCCAAGAAGAAGGCTCACACCCATGGGCTCAAGTCCTACCCTGTGGTCGGCACGCTGCCGCACTTCATCAAGAACAAGGACCGCTTCCTCGAGTGGTCGACCGCCGTCATGACGCGCAGCCCCACGCACACCATAGCGTTCAAGGAGCTCGGCCTCACCGGTGGCGTCATCACCGCCAACCCAGACAACGTCGAGCATATCCTCAAGACTAACTTTGATAACTACCCCAAGGGCGAGCTCGCCGTGTCCATGCTCGAGGACTTCCTTGGCCACGGCATCTTCAATTCCGACGGGGAGCAGTGGCTATGGCAGCGCAAGGCCGCCAGTTACGAGTTCAACAAGCGCTCGCTGAGGAACTTCGTGGTGGACGCCGTCCGGTTCGAGGTCGTCGACAGGCTACTGCCGCTGCTGGAGCGTGCGGGAAGCGACGGACGGACGCTGGACGTGCAGGACGTGCTCGAGCGCTTCGCGTTCGACAACATCTGCCGCGTGGCCTTCGATGAGGACCCGGCGTGCCTCACCGAGCAGAGCATGGCGGCGCCCCAGAGCGCGGAGTTCATGCGCGCGTTCAACGACGCGCAGAACGCCACCTTGTCCCGGTTCAACTCGCCGGCCAAGTCGCTGTGGCGCGTCAAGAAGCTCTTCAACATGGAGCCCGAGAAGCGGATGCGGGAGGCGATCGCCACGATCCACGGCTACGCGGAGCGGATCGTCCGGGAGCgcagggagaggagggaggccgggCTGGCACGCAGCGACGACTTCCTGTCTCGCTTCGCCGCGGGCGGCGAGCACAGCGACGAGAGCCTCCGGGACGTGGTCACCAACTTCATCCTCGCTGGGCGCGACACGACGTCGTCGGCGCTGACCTGGTTCTTCTGGCTGCTTTCCGGCCGGCCCGACGTGCAGGACAAGATCGTCCGCGAGGTCCGCTCAGTCAGGCAGTCGTCGGGCAGCGGGGGaacgggcggcgcggccgcggcgacgtTCAGCTTCGACGAGCTGAGGGACATGCAGTACCTCCACGCGGCCATCACCGAGTCGATGCGCCTGTACCCGCCGGTACCCTTCGACACGCACAGCtgcaaggaggaggagttccTGCCGGACGGCACGTTCGTGGGGAAAGGGTGGCTGGTGACCTACTGCGCGTACGCGATGGGGCGGGTGGAGGACGTGTGGGGCGCGGACTGCGAGGAGTTCCGGCCGGAGCGGTGGCTGGACGAGGCGGGCGCGTTCCGGCCGGAGAACCCTTTCAAGTACCCGGTGTTCCACGCGGGCCCTCGGATGTGCCTCGGCAAGGAGATGGCCTACATACAGATGAAGTCCATCGTGGCGTGCGTGCTCGAGAGGTTCAGCCTCCGGTAcgcgcgcgacggcggggcgCACCCGGGGTTCATCGTCTCGATTACGCTGCGGATGGAGGGCGGTTTGCCGATGAAAGTGGCCATCAGGGAGTAA
- the LOC102715350 gene encoding cytochrome P450 94B3-like, protein MDMELSLTSSVPLFLLLLLPVLCFLCLRRHGTGKQISAGGLKAYPVVGTLPHFVKNQHRLIEWSAGVVARCPTHTMSFNFKSFGLMAGAITANPANVEYVVKTNFQNYPKGEYVVSVIEDFLGHGIFNSDGDQWLWQRRAANYKFSKRSLRNFVVSAVRFEVVDRLLPLLERAERDGRTLDLQDVLERFAFDNVCCVAFDEDPACLTEEGMGVNGRTEFLRAFNDAQSIVMVRFMSPVKWAWRAKRLLDLEPERRMREALATIHGYADRIVRERRERGASGLARKDDFLSRFAANGEHSDESLRDVVTNFVLAGRDTTSSALTWFFWLLSGRPDVEDRVVREIRAVRAASGSTDAAFSFDELWEMHYLHAAITESMRLYPPVAMDTHCCQNDDVLPDGTFVGRGWQVTYSAYAMARLEEIWGKDCEEYRPERWLDEDGVFRPESPFKYPIFHGGPRMCLGKEMAYIQMKSIVACVFERFSFRFVGGEGRPGLVFSVTLRMEGGLPVQVKKRRDSLS, encoded by the coding sequence ATGGACATGGAGCTATCGTTGACCTCATCGGTTCCCCTGTTCCTCCTCTTGCTGCTTCCTGTGCTCTGCTTCCTCTGCCTGCGCCGCCATGGCACCGGGAAGCAGATTAGTGCCGGCGGCCTCAAGGCCTACCCCGTCGTCGGCACGCTGCCGCACTTCGTCAAGAACCAGCACCGCCTCATCGAGTGGTCGGCCGGCGTCGTGGCGCGCTGCCCCACGCACACCATGTCCTTCAACTTCAAGAGCTTCGGCCTCATGGCCGGCGCCATCACTGCCAACCCAGCCAACGTCGAGTACGTCGTCAAGACCAACTTCCAGAACTACCCCAAGGGGGAGTACGTGGTGTCCGTCATCGAGGACTTCCTCGGCCATGGCATCTTCAACTCCGACGGCGACCAGTGGCTGTGGCAGCGGAGGGCCGCCAACTACAAGTTCAGCAAGCGGTCGCTGAGGAACTTTGTAGTGAGCGCCGTCCGGTTCGAGGTCGTCGACCGGCTGCTTCCGCTGCTCGAGCGGGCGGAGCGCGACGGCCGGACGCTGGACTTGCAGGACGTGCTGGAGCGCTTCGCGTTCGACAATGTCTGCTGCGTCGCGTTCGACGAGGACCCGGCGTGCCTCACCGAGGAGGGCATGGGGGTGAACGGGCGGACAGAGTTCCTGCGCGCCTTCAACGACGCGCAGAGCATCGTCATGGTGCGGTTCATGTCGCCGGTCAAGTGGGCGTGGCGCGCCAAGAGGCTGCTCGATTTGGAGCCGGAGCGGCGGATGCGCGAGGCGCTCGCCACAATCCATGGCTACGCCGACAGGATCGTCCgcgagcggagggagaggggcgcgTCCGGGCTGGCGCGCAAGGACGACTTCCTGTCGCGCTTCGCCGCGAACGGCGAGCACAGCGACGAGAGCCTCCGCGACGTGGTCACCAACTTCGTCCTCGCCGGGCGCGACACGACGTCGTCGGCGCTGACCTGGTTCTTCTGGCTGCTGTCCGGCCGGCCCGACGTGGAGGACAGGGTCGTTCGCGAGATCCGCGCGGTGCGCGCGGCGAGCGGGAGCACGGACGCGGCGTTCAGCTTCGACGAGCTGTGGGAGATGCACTACCTGCACGCGGCCATCACGGAGTCGATGCGGCTGTACCCGCCGGTGGCCATGGACACTCACTGCTGCCAGAACGACGACGTCTTGCCGGACGGCACGTTTGTCGGCAGAGGTTGGCAGGTCACCTACAGCGCGTACGCCATGGCGCGCTTGGAGGAGATATGGGGCAAGGACTGCGAGGAGTACCGGCCGGAGCGGTGGCTCGATGAGGACGGCGTGTTCCGGCCGGAGAGCCCGTTCAAGTACCCCATCTTCCACGGCGGGCCTCGGATGTGCCTCGGCAAAGAGATGGCCTACATACAGATGAAGTCTATCGTGGCGTGCGTGTTCGAGAGGTTCAGCTTCAGgttcgtcggcggcgagggacgGCCAGGGCTTGTGTTCTCGGTGACCTTGAGGATGGAAGGCGGCTTGCCGGTGCAAGTGAAGAAGAGGCGGGACTCACTCTCTTAG
- the LOC102715623 gene encoding 50S ribosomal protein L34, chloroplastic → MALALLSPMATLSLHSGRISAAAIGGGLRPRKAAPMGASATPFLRSSFVSSSSSSTSSASATALSAAVSASLTFTSASSFAGSSLGIEFSYNRVTTGRSRILQIRAGKAALCMTKRSRSRKSLARTHGFRRRMRTTAGRKVLKRRRDKGRKVLCTKTNSPTGKKRMV, encoded by the exons ATGGCGCTAGCCCTTCTCTCGCCAATGGCGACCCTCTCCCTCCACTCCGGGAGGATCTCGGCGGCAGccatcggcggcggcctccgccCTCGCAAGGCAGCCCCGATGGGCGCCTCCGCCACCCCGTTCCTCCGGAGCTCcttcgtctcctcctcctcctcctcgacatcatccgcctccgccaccgcgctcTCGGCCGCTGTCTCGGCGTCGCTGACCTTCACCTCTGCCTCCTCATTTGCCG GTTCATCTTTGGGAATTGAATTCAGCTACAACAGAGTAACAACAGGAAGATCCCGGATTCTGCAGATTAGGGCTGGAAAGGCTGCTCTGTGCATGACCAAGAGATCTAGATCTAGAAAGTCACTCGCCCGTACACATGGTTTTCGCAGGCGGATGAGGACTACTGCCGGAAGAAAGGTCCTGAAGCGCAGACGCGACAAAGGAAGAAAGGTTCTCTGCACAAAGACGAACTCCCCCACTGGGAAGAAACGAATGGTCTGA
- the LOC102715898 gene encoding uncharacterized protein LOC102715898, with amino-acid sequence MDPSRPLLGRGALITSSAHVAAALLLVAFLFLTLCGLPISLSPPAALTSTSHQEQDQGSCDTTSTLDCADPQLFHLMMRRVIDAFPDVHFNRFGRPVPGDPPSSSCDMAWRARSTASANYKDYRRFSVARDPVTCAYSVTSIGEYHSGPLARKPRRGATNATAPPPPPALSRSQFAAGKYLAYLGGGDRCKPMPHYLRSLLCALAEARYLNRTLVVDLSLCLAASYAGGMPEEGKRLAFYIDIEHLQSMVGIVEHKQFWEDWDRWGAQGQLGVRIIEDTRVAPIKFSKARDPLIVRKFGDVEPGNYWYNVCEGEAERMLRPPQGAIRWAPSLMHIVDGIISRMQGDFDSVHVGGDGENLRGRIEENVNGGRQVYVAGEGINILVDVLKLKYSNVHYLDGFEELWETDSKWFLEMKRLNGGVPVEFDGYMRELVDKEVFLKGKKKFEVFG; translated from the coding sequence ATGGACCCGAGCCGGCCGCTGCTGGGGCGCGGCGCCCTCATCACCTCCTCCgcccacgtcgccgccgccctcttgctcgtcgccttcctcttcctcaccCTCTGCGGCCTCCctatctccctctcccctcccgcCGCTTTGACGTCCACGTCCCACCAGGAGCAGGACCAGGGGAGCTGCGACACCACCTCCACGCTCGACTGCGCCGACCCGCAGCTCTTCCACCTCATGATGCGCAGAGTCATCGACGCCTTCCCGGACGTCCATTTCAACCGCTTCGGCCGCCCCGTCCCCGGCGacccgccctcctcctcctgcgacATGGCATGGCGCGCCCgatccaccgcctccgccaaCTACAAGGACTACCGCCGCTTCTCCGTCGCCCGTGACCCCGTCACCTGCGCCTACTCCGTTACCTCCATCGGGGAATACCACTCTGGCCCCCTCGCCCGCAagccccgccgcggcgccacCAACGCTACCGCCCCTCCGcccccgcccgcgctctcacGCTCCCAGTTCGCCGCGGGCAAGTACCTCGCCTaccttggcggcggcgaccgctgCAAGCCCATGCCACATTATCTGCGTAGCCTCCTCTGCGCCCTCGCCGAGGCCCGCTACCTCAACCGCACCCTCGTCGTCGATCTCAGCCTTTGCCTTGCCGCCTCCTACGCCGGTGGCATGCCCGAGGAGGGCAAGCGCCTCGCCTTCTACATTGACATCGAGCACCTACAATCCATGGTCGGGATTGTTGAACACAAGCAGTTTTGGGAGGACTGGGACAGGTGGGGAGCGCAGGGTCAGCTTGGTGTCCGCATCATCGAGGATACCAGGGTTGCGCCCATCAAGTTCTCCAAGGCAAGGGATCCCCTGATCGTTAGGAAATTTGGGGATGTGGAGCCAGGGAATTACTGGTACAATGTGTGCGAGGGCGAGGCTGAGCGAATGCTCCGTCCACCACAGGGGGCAATACGCTGGGCACCAAGCCTGATGCACATTGTCGATGGTATCATATCAAGGATGCAAGGGGATTTCGACTCTGTTCATGTTGGTGGCGATGGTGAGAACCTCAGAGGAAGGATTGAGGAGAATGTCAATGGAGGCAGGCAGGTGTACGTTGCGGGAGAGGGCATCAACATCTTGGTTGATGTGCTGAAGTTGAAGTACAGCAATGTGCATTACCTTGATGGGTTTGAGGAACTATGGGAGACAGATAGCAAGTGGTTCCTGGAGATGAAGAGGCTCAATGGTGGGGTTCCTGTGGAGTTTGATGGGTACATGCGTGAACTTGTTGACAAAGAGGTCTTCCTCAAGGGGAAGAAGAAGTTTGAAGTCTTTGGCTGA